From the Desulfobacteraceae bacterium genome, one window contains:
- a CDS encoding ABC transporter substrate-binding protein, with translation MRKSFVAVGVALAVVLAFSPFGWSAEQTIKVGINAPITGDIPKVGEGTKFAAQMWLEDVMAAGGLEVGGKKYPVELVIEDNEAKAESAVTANTKMITQDEVLVIVGPQSSKQAIPAGDVANNYATPMITPWSTNPDATKDRPFVFRGCFLDPFQGPVLANFITEEFGFTKAAVLYDVASDYPKGLAEFFKEAWEKVHGPGSVVAFESFTTKDADFSSQLTKIIQSGAEVLFTPQYYNEVALIVQQAHELGWDKPIVGSDSWGSAETVELCGKDCYGLFFSTHYAAAGATGATKEFIDRYQQKYGYVPDDVAALTWDSLGIVQTAIQSLDQLSGDLEKDRKAVRDAMAQVKEFDGITGKMTFTEEGDPIKCAVIVKISDKGEYTFYKSVCP, from the coding sequence ATGCGAAAAAGTTTTGTAGCGGTAGGGGTCGCCCTGGCGGTGGTGCTGGCATTTTCGCCTTTTGGCTGGTCCGCGGAACAGACCATCAAGGTGGGCATCAACGCCCCGATCACCGGCGACATTCCCAAGGTCGGTGAAGGCACCAAGTTCGCCGCCCAGATGTGGCTGGAAGATGTCATGGCGGCCGGCGGTCTGGAGGTCGGCGGCAAGAAGTATCCGGTGGAGCTGGTGATCGAGGACAACGAGGCCAAAGCCGAATCGGCCGTCACGGCCAACACCAAGATGATCACCCAGGACGAGGTGCTGGTGATCGTCGGCCCCCAGTCCTCCAAGCAGGCCATACCTGCCGGGGATGTGGCCAACAACTACGCCACCCCGATGATCACCCCCTGGTCTACCAACCCCGACGCCACCAAGGACCGCCCCTTTGTCTTCCGCGGCTGTTTTCTCGACCCCTTCCAGGGGCCGGTGCTGGCCAATTTCATCACCGAGGAGTTCGGTTTCACCAAGGCCGCCGTGCTCTATGACGTGGCCAGCGACTACCCCAAGGGGCTGGCCGAGTTCTTCAAGGAAGCCTGGGAAAAGGTGCACGGCCCCGGCTCGGTGGTGGCCTTCGAGAGCTTCACCACCAAGGACGCCGATTTCAGCTCCCAGCTGACCAAGATCATCCAGTCGGGGGCCGAAGTTCTTTTCACCCCCCAGTACTACAACGAGGTGGCCCTGATCGTCCAGCAGGCCCATGAGCTGGGCTGGGACAAGCCCATCGTCGGCAGCGACAGCTGGGGCTCCGCCGAGACCGTGGAGCTCTGCGGCAAGGACTGCTACGGCCTTTTCTTCAGCACCCACTACGCCGCGGCCGGCGCCACCGGCGCCACCAAGGAGTTCATCGACCGTTACCAGCAGAAATACGGTTATGTGCCCGACGATGTGGCAGCTCTCACCTGGGACTCGCTGGGGATCGTCCAAACCGCCATTCAGAGCCTGGATCAGCTCAGCGGCGATCTTGAAAAAGACCGCAAGGCGGTGCGCGACGCCATGGCCCAGGTCAAGGAATTCGACGGCATCACCGGCAAGATGACCTTCACCGAAGAGGGCGACCCCATCAAGTGTGCCGTGATCGTCAAGATCAGCGACAAGGGCGAGTACACCTTCTACAAGTCCGTTTGCCCCTAA